One window from the genome of Salvia miltiorrhiza cultivar Shanhuang (shh) chromosome 7, IMPLAD_Smil_shh, whole genome shotgun sequence encodes:
- the LOC130995594 gene encoding uncharacterized protein LOC130995594, translating to MVLGMKSKHKKGVAVRVEYIVHIQEIRPWPPSETLRSVQTVLIQWENGSESSGSFLSVAGESNIVFDESFMLPTTLYWKKAREKFRKNYLEFSLFEPRKDKVRGHLLGTASLNLADYGLMEDILGLNVPLTFKKSSNNSVHPALAITLELIEKDRSYSSPSVGFSNEASLDGGDDDDSEMASYTDDDVSSRSSRTAGSSAFELGMTSPSQSEKSGFGKPSSAGASSDTWKKVKRYVSSSKLTERSMSFVKKSSSSPLIISSPSSTNFQDSSGELYDTSKSTQQILQEKSFDRLAHEAMSADHYGEHGAKSNSLYSLAAQEKEWHSEALPKNDAHAGWAKVQEKLGRKDIELDEQSIEERLMQKLLEEDATRRQIEMRSDTLAPRRKGPAIPPSGSNKSRLKHAKSVEKHGSVKVNGVLADTYIGGKPPDLDILNGFHKVGKISSTVEREEAEAYPSHRENEWKMRVEMLEEELREAAAIEVSLFSIVAEHSSSVNKVHAPARRLSRFYKNACRTKSQAKRASAARTAVSGLILVSKACGNDVTRLTFWLSNSIMLRSTISQIAAELPHFNEPRINSNGGKLSDTARRDGQRSKSIDESDDLEDVLTFLIALERVESWLFSRIVESIWWQTFTPHMQPTVAKGSNRERAAGKKKTSSRRNYMGSHEQASFSIELWKKAFKDACERLCPIQAGGHECGCLSALVILVMQQLVNRLDVAMFNAILRESAKDMPTDPVSDPISDSKVLPVQPGKASFGAGAQLKNIIGNWSRWLTDLFGLEDDSTDEGIAVSRLKPFKAFRLLHALSDLMMLPYGMLADASTRKEVCPMFGPAIIKRVLNNFVPDEFSPNPIPPYIIHILSAEESSDCAEEMITSFPYTATAIKYSPPPAALLTCVGEVGRQVLKSSRLSTIKKSYSSDEEVDELESPLTRIIPDSYQSSAALARLSLMPREKGGTNAIRYQLLREIWRDDD from the exons ATGGTTCTTGGGATGAAATCGAAGCACAAAAAGGGCGTAGCTGTTAGAGTCGAATACATCGTCCACATACAGGAGATTAGGCCTTGGCCTCCATCAGAAACCTTGAGGTCTGTTCAAACTGTATTGATTCAATGGGAAAATGGTAGCGAGAGCTCCGGATCCTTTCTTTCTGTTGCTGGGGAATCCAACATTGTATTCGATGAGTCCTTCATGCTACCCACAACTCTGTATTGGAAGAAGGCCAGAGAGAAGTTTCGTAAAAACTATTTGGAATTCAGCTTGTTTGAGCCTCGTAAGGACAAGGTTAGAGGTCATCTCTTGGGTACCGCTTCACTAAATCTCGCAGATTATGGATTGATGGAAGATATATTAGGCCTTAATGTTCCTTTAACTTTCAAGAAAAGCTCTAATAACTCAGTGCATCCGGCTCTGGCCATTACTTTGGAACTGATTGAAAAGGATAGATCTTACTCTTCGCCTAGTGTTGGTTTTTCAAATGAAGCATCTCTGGATGGTGGTGATGACGATGACTCAGAAATGGCCTCTTATACGGATGATGATGTCTCTTCACGTTCATCAAGAACTGCTGGCTCATCAGCCTTTGAGCTTGGAATGACTTCACCATCTCAAAGTGAGAAG AGTGGATTCGGAAAGCCTTCATCAGCTGGTGCATCATCAGATACATGGAAGAAAGTGAAACGCTATGtttcttcatccaaacttaCAGAACGAAGCATGTCATTTGTCAAGAAGAGCTCTAGTTCCCCCTTAATCATATCTTCTCCCTCATCTACAAATTTCCAGGATAGCAGTGGGGAGTTATATGATACTAGCAAAAGTACTCAACAAATTCTGCAAGAAAAATCCTTTGATAGACTTGCACATGAAGCTATGTCAGCTGATCATTATGGAGAACATGGTGCTAAATCCAACTCTCTGTACTCCCTTGCTGCTCAAGAAAAGGAGTGGCACTCTGAAGCTTTGCCAAAAAATGATGCACATGCTGGCTGGGCGAAGGTTCAGGAGAAATTGGGAAGGAAAGATATTGAATTGGATGAACAGAGTATTGAGGAAAGATTGATGCAGAAATTGTTGGAAGAAGACGCCACTAGACGGCAGATTGAAATGAGGAGTGATACTCTTGCTCCTAGAAGGAAAGGACCAGCAATCCCACCATCGGGTAGTAACAAATCTCGGCTAAAGCATGCGAAGTCTGTTGAGAAACATGGTTCAGTTAAAGTAAATGGAGTTCTAGCCGACACTTACATAGGGGGGAAGCCACCAGACTTGGATATACTAAATGGATTTCATAAGGTAGGTAAAATTAGTTCAACAGTTGAAAGAGAAGAAGCGGAAGCTTATCCTTCTCATAGAGAAAATGAATGGAAAATGAGGGTTGAGATGCTTGAGGAAGAATTGAGGGAGGCAGCAGCAATTGAGGTGAGTTTATTTTCCATAGTTGCTGAGCATTCGAGTTCTGTAAATAAGGTCCATGCTCCTGCTCGGAGACTATCCAGATTCTATAAGAATGCTTGCAGAACAAAGTCGCAAGCTAAACGAGCTAGTGCAGCAAGAACTGCTGTATCTGGGCTAATTCTGGTTTCTAAAGCATGTGGAAACGATGTAACAAG GCTAACCTTCTGGTTATCTAATTCAATAATGTTGAGATCCACCATCAGCCAGATTGCTGCAGAATTGCCACATTTCAATGAACCAAGAATAAATAGTAATGGTGGAAAACTTTCAGATACAGCTCGTCGTGATGGACAGCGGTCTAAGTCAATTGATGAATCTGATGACTTGGAAGACGTCTTGACATTCCTTATTGCGCTGGAAAGAGTTGAATCGTGGCTGTTTTCTCGAATTGTTGAGTCCATATGGTGGCAG ACTTTTACACCACATATGCAGCCCACTGTTGCCAAAGGCAGTAATAGAGAAAGAGCTGCAGGTAAAAAGAAAACCAGTTCAAGAAGAAATTATATGGGTAGTCATGAGCAGGCAAGTTTCTCGATAGAGTTGTGGAAGAAAGCATTCAAAGATGCATGTGAAAGACTTTGTCCGATTCAGGCAGGAGGGCACGAATGTGGCTGCTTGTCTGCACTGGTTATACTG GTGATGCAGCAGTTAGTTAATAGGCTCGACGTGGCAATGTTCAATGCTATTCTGCGTGAATCTGCAAAAGATATGCCGACTGATCCTGTTTCTGATCCCATTAGCGACTCTAAAGTCCTCCCGGTGCAGCCTGGTAAAGCAAGCTTTGGCGCTGGAGCGCAATTGAAAAATATT ATTGGGAACTGGTCAAGATGGCTGACAGATCTGTTTGGATTAGAAGACGACTCAACAGATGAGGGCATTGCTGTCAGCAGACTAAAACCTTTCAAAGCATTTCGTCTCCTCCATGCGCTGAGCGATCTCATGATGCTTCCCTATGGAATGCTTGCTGATGCTTCCACCAGAAAAGAGGTCTGCCCAATGTTCGGCCCAGCAATAATCAAAAGGGTTCTAAACAACTTTGTCCCGGACGAGTTCAGCCCCAACCCCATCCCACCCTACATAATTCACATCCTCAGTGCAGAG GAGAGCTCAGATTGTGCTGAGGAGATGATCACAAGCTTTCCCTACACGGCGACTGCTATAAAGTATTCGCCGCCTCCAGCAGCTCTGCTGACGTGTGTGGGAGAAGTAGGAAGGCAAGTGCTCAAGAGCAGCAGACTATCGACAATCAAGAAATCATACAGCAGTGACGAGGAGGTGGATGAGTTGGAGTCGCCCTTGACCAGAATCATCCCAGATAGCTACCAGAGCTCTGCTGCATTAGCAAGGCTTAGCCTGATGCCTAGGGAAAAGGGAGGTACCAATGCCATCCGATATCAGCTGCTGAGAGAGATATGGAGAGATGATGATTAA